The genomic window tggtgttctggggacataaagagacaacccgtggcggttctgagggcagtattttggcaggcctgtagcttcttccagtgggtaatccttAGGCTTGGCGACGATATGGTGTAGGAAataatagtgactccttctggtggtgaagatagctattgatatgtacaaTTTAAACAGAAGTAGGGATATGATACCGGTTTGAATGtgagtttttttgaagttattgcaaaaagcgtgtaggatttttaatatcttacgaggtacctttgtaaatgtttctgagaatgaagaatAAGACCTATTCacactcaattttcaccaggacaatgccgctgagactttgctatactttaacatacaatactttacccatTTTTAGCacaactaaaatttttgattttattaaatcttaaaaatgtttcttcctctacagttccgcatatcttttgccaacataGGATGGCGATGTGTttgcgcaggaccgtgccttcgctactttataatgaatgGCGCATGCAGCATCCCATCACTGGATATTAcggcgcgcgattgaccaacaagacgatgccacgacacctttgagtattcttgatctgGAAATTAATATGCAACGAACAACACACACTGAAAGAATCTTGGTTAAAGATTATCTAAGAatctaataattctaagttttttcctacgttactaatctaacctttttatgctctaattaaaataatattcaacaatctcgtaaagtttgcaaagaattttaaagcaatttaattgaaaagaatttgtcaataatttttaaccaaaatttataaactagatgtataacaaaaaagtattttgaatataaatatttgtgatgaacttaactgaaataattctaagttttttcctacgttactattctaagctttttatgctctaattaaaataatattcaagaatctcgtaaagtttgcaaagatttttaaagcaattcaattgcaacgaatttgtcaataatttttaaccaaaatttataaaagagatgtataacaaaaaaatattttgaatataagtaattgctgatgaatttaactgacagtaccaataccatcaactaaatggcCCTTATTCAAAACTAAAAATTagtatgagtacctacgtttattattgcaaaatcacgaagaaagaaaattgcatgaagtaccCTCAATCTAAActtattccactgaatgtatatatcgcattttaaactaaaaaatgtgaaaacttaaaaaaaaattgaacggtatttaagtgtaaatcgatccatgacagcatcgtaaaataacttatgtttttttgtagttaacgttatcgtttagcctggttttgttaagaaaaaataaataaaaatcaacatTCAACCCAAAGGTTCTCTGATTATGACTtgcaatactttttggtttaggttgcgatatgtaaaattacatatttttgtacacagttctaaaatgtaaaggaaaaaatttatatttaactattaatgaaattatttaaaagatattgttatattaatatagagaagcgccaacaagaatgcaagtggtttaaaacctctggtaggcaattcaccactttaactatcagaaaaaatgttaaattgttcattttatataaaaaaattttgaaagttgcaattgaagttcaaaaaattacaatcgaagttcaaaattttcaatagaagttcagtaaattataattgagaCTCAGAAATTTCAACTGCAGCAgagcaaattacaactgaagttcagaaaattacaatttaagttcagttataattttctgaactacaaacagaaattctgagcttcaattttaattttctgaactacaaatagaaattctgagcttgaatttaaattttctgaacttgaattgaaatttttgaacttcaattgtaactttcgaacctcactGTTGAAACTTGTTGATTGTTGCTGTATTGGCACAAAATATAAACaccgtgtttttatttatatgacctcgagccagcaagtaAAAAGGTAAAATTTAATAGGTCGCTAAACAATCATAATACAgaaacggaaggcacgccgtcaGCATAAAATCAGCAGCAAAATGGTATATGCGGAGATaaagaataacaacaacaacgtaaaaGCAACAATCAACAAATTTCAACTTATATCTAAGAAATTGGTAAAACTAAAATCgagtttaaaattcttattaaaatGTAGAAAGTCTAGGTTAATCCCTAAGTTTATCAAAAATACAACACaatgtaaaaaattatttagtttcgACGTAGATATACACAAAAACACGGACAAAACTGTAGATAGACATACTTATAACTACCACACAAAAATACTTAATTTACTTATTAAACATAAACATACACTATTAagaaagcaacaacaacaggcagAGGAGACTACAATAAATCTGAAGGAACGTCTGAGCGAAGATGATTTTAAAGCGTTTATTAAGAGTCAGGAATACGTAGGCAACAAACTCACGTTAACATTGAAAAATAAACAAGAGGAAAAGTATGAGGAATTACGGAACAAACGAAACAACATATTCGGCGATAACAACAAAGAGCAAGATTGGTTCATAAATAATACCAAAGTGGATTTTCCACCAGATATAAAATCGCTCTTAACCAAGGGTCCAAAGTTTGCGCTGCCAATTGAGGACAAGAATTTCCCTTTATTTAAATACATCGCGGACGGTGAAGAGCTAATACAAACACACAAAAGTAAAGAACAACAAGAGGAGTCGCGCACAAAATTTTCTCTGTTGGTAAAAGAACATGCAAAAACAAACAAACCcagtgcaatagatcgtgcaatagTGGACACAGTGGAACGAACACgtaaatttcttaaacaaaatcaCAATATTCGAATTCTAACTTCTGACAAAGGAAATAAAACTGTAGCAATGGAAATAGATGACTACTATAAGAAAATGAATGAAATTCTAAATGATTTGACCATGTATAGAGTACAAAGACAAGATCCCATATCCAGATTACAAACTAAAAACAACGGTCTAGtagataaactttttaaaatgggtattATTTCCAAGTCGGAAAGAAATAATATGATCACTACAACGGCACTATCTCCCAGGATCTACAGGCTTCCAAAAGTTCACAAGGAAGGTACTCCACTCAGACCCATATGCTCTGTTTCCTCATCACCATCCTACGGCCTTTGTAAATATATtgcaaacattttgaaaaacttgGCAACGAATTcgaattataatattaaaaatacgcTTGACTTCAAAGATAAAATTAATAATACGTATATTATGACGATGAAAGAATGATTTCTTTCGATGTTGTATCACTGTTTCCTAGTGTTCCAACACAACTTGCACTTGACATTATACTAGAAAAATGAACCATAATAGAAAAATTCACTAAAATACCTAAGAAAATTTTCATGGAAATTTTAAAGTTCTGCCTTGAATGGTTCTGCATTGAAGAGAAcagatattttaaattcaacgacaTTATTTATACACAACTGagaggattaccaatgggatcaccaacgTCACCAGTTATTGCAGACATTTTAATGGAAAAGTTACTGGataacagcgtggaaaaattaaCAATCAAACCGAGGCTACTCACAAAATACGTTGACGACATATTCACAATAGTCAATGAAAATGAGGTACAAAACACACTGGACGTATTAAATTCTTTTGATAGACATATTAAATTCACTACggaactcgaagacgacggaaaGTTCACTATCTCGACTCAATTATAATAAGACAAGACAATCAAATCAAGTTAgtgtggtataagaaatcaacattATCAGGACGCATCATGTATTTTCATTCGAAACATCTTAAGAcaatgataattaatacagcaatgggctgtataaaacGAATGTTGAATAtatcggacgacacttaccacaatgAGGTTAAGAAAGAAATAACAGTATGATTAAAAGATAATGATTTTCCGGATAAcattggcccctattatgagcatctttcgatcttcgatcttcgttggctatcgaacatcgaaaatcgaattagaagttggtattatgacacctcatctctgtcgaaattttcgttgtgtaccgaattttgtagcgaatagaaatttgttgtcgacgctgtatcgaacagaaaaagaattgtttaaaatgtaaattttttgtatttatgttctaattttttactacctagtagtaattttaaaatatttgaattaattgtatataggtccaaggtcgtgagtacaaaacaacagcttgaaagactggtttcaattatggaaaaaAATTCCCATATAGCAAAATGAACTTGCACAAAGGTTCAGGTGACAAAAAAGTGGGATGATATAACAGTGGAGCTGAACTGTTTAGGACCACCAGTAAGAACGACGGAAAAGTGGATTAAGGTGAACTAAAGAACCATAGAAGTCAATTCTGTataatacaactttatttttGTCGTCTCAGGTGTGGGCTGAcatgaagtcaaaaacaaaaacaaaattgtcgGAGAACATAGTGGAATGCCGTGCAACTGGTGGTGGACCAAACAGGTTAAATATCTTTACGCATTCAGAAGAGTCTATAATGGGTTTGTTAAGTCTTCAGACCAGTGTAGATCCACCTGGACAAGAGCATGGCCTTAGTACTAATGCGAATGAAGAATGTGAAGATATGATTGTGGAGCGATTATATAGTGATAACTTAGAATCGGATAAGAATTTGGAAGTAAGTGGACAAATGCACCTGATGAGGAGAGGCCACGAAAagcaaatcgaaaaagtgcagcAAAAACGATAGGCTCAAACTATTGCAAGAGcagacagcaaatcaaaaaaatgtttaagaagaGATGCTGAAAACATTGGAAGAGATCAAAAAAAGTGCTCTTGAGACAGAAAAGTATGCGAAGAGAACGTATAGCTTGGAGTACTATTATAAACGtgattttttgaaattgaaacaggAAAAGCTGGAGTtgtataaaatgaaaaaataaggccATCACAAATTTATGCTTTAAGTGCTGAACAatacctgattttttttttttaaacaaacatatgaaactgaagtgatattttttataccaaatttataataaaatttaagactgTATTATGAAAACCATAATGaatttaccaaatatttttttatatatatacatgtatatgaattttttatttcaataaaatgaagtATCTACAAAACTCGCAATATTTAGTTTCTGATTTCTTCTGCTTCCAAGTTGGTTGTGGATTCAATTTCGGCGAATGGGATATCATGGTCGTCCTCTTCATTAGATAACTCTTCTACAGAAATTTGTACTGTGCAAAGCCGCACACACgtttataatttgtatttttctgGTGTGTAGGAAGGGCTCTTGCTGTTCCAAATGTGATTTCAAGGCCGACATATTGAACACACAAGAACCATGTGTTGCTCCCGGATATTTTGCATTTATGTATCGTATAGTCATAGAATGGTcacaaacctaaaaaatatttgtataaagatGTAAACTTATGTATTTCCAACCTGAAACTAATATCAAAATGGTATACTTACAATCATAGCATTAATGCTGTAGAATCCTTTTCTGTTGTAATAAAAATTCTGTAATCCTTTTTTGGGAGCAACAACTTTAATGTGTGTGCCATCAACACAGCCAATAATCCCTGGAATTCTGCtaacattatagaaatgcaactttgattGATGTAGCTCAGCCTCCTCATAATtgaattttatccatctttcacaaataaaattttccaagacattcaacacctctgtTAGAACCACAGACACATTCGGCTGGGCAAGTACGaatgcattttcgtttccaatgctcagttggtaggatccccaagcacaaaatcggagaactgttgcatattttagaatattaggaatatgcttggctcttgtgcattgctgaagcagttcatctgtactggacaacaagtccatgaacgcttctttggacagtctgaagttttgaataaatctataaacaaaacttataatttcaacaatttaacaacttatttagaaagctacacttacgtggtggaattcattttCAAAGTATTTGAAGCATCCCTCACGCGTCTTCTACTTCTgactagctccagtaagcttttcTCTTCTTCTGACGAATCATAAAACCACAATTCCGTCGTAGTCgtacttttattttcaatatttgcatttaataactagaTCTGCTTTTgtctattaattttattttatttgacagctgaaggaaatgtgctattgtgaacttttgaatttatcgaaattcacaataatgcttgccttcatcgaacgtgcgtcataataccgaatgaaaattcgttcgatcagctctttcgaccacagtcgaagatcgaaagaTGCTCATAATAGCGGCCATTATTAAAACTTTAGTAAGAAGAGctctttaaaaaaatgtgaaaactagATCAGAGAAAGCGAAAATATTTAAATCTGTAGTTTATGTACCTAAATTATCAGAGCGCCTTGCAAAATCTGACTGCTATAATAGTGaggaaataaaaatagcccaCAAGCCAATCAACACATTAAAATCCATTTTCAATCGTACGAAGTCGCTAATAccagaaacagaaaaaagtgacGTTATATACAAAATACCTTGTAGAGGTAATGATAAAGAATTATGTAACGAAatatatgtgggtactacgaaATCAAAATTGAAAACACGTCTCCCACAACACAAAACTGATTTTAAAAGTTGTAATCATACAAATAACCACAAAACAGCAATCATGGCGCACTGTGCAAGAGAGGCGCATACTCCGCACTTCAACGACGCTGCAGTTATCCAAAAAGAGAAACAATGGAAAAAGAGATATACATTGGAAATTTTACATATAGTGAATACACCGACGGACATACGTAtgaactacaaaacagatattgataacACAGCGCAAGCATACAgacacttgttaacaaaaaagaAACAGTTTAATACTCCTCGTTATACAGTACGAATGTGAAATAATGGAGGTATCAAGTGTtttgattaaaatataaaattattgtttgttacattaaatgtttttatgtttgttgttagttcggccttgaagacgattaccgatgtgtaatctaaatatattggcacaaaatataaacaccgtgtttttatttgttgttgttgtagcgattaggttactccccgaaggctttggggagtgttatcgatgtgatggtcctttgtcggatacagatccgatacgctccggtaacacagcaccattaaggtgctgccccgaccatctcgggaacgattaaatggccacattaaaccttcaggccatccctccctccccacccccaagttccatgaggagcttggggtcgccagagcctcgtctgttagtgaaacgggattcgccgctcgaaggtgaggttgacaattaggttggagaagctatatattgcgctacacaaccccttgaatcccatttataagacctcgagccagcaagtaaaaaggtaaaaaaggtatagtattaaaattggcgaattacaagtcaacttactcaaattgtgaattgcctactcgcgatttgatggcttagttcttctcttttgttttctatatcattaattaatttatttaagtttcccttaactttgtatgcaaacaatcgcatacaataaaatttgtatttatgctCACCAaaaagactgaaaaactattccttccttaagagttatagttaataatttacaactattataaataatctaatatattataaaaatgtgtcacgtacacgttgctttggttccagatggtggccctagctagctcagtacgtttggcaggccgtggttctcaacccgccatcttggaaccggacgcacacatatatttaCTTACTTCCGTTCACCTCTTCGGGttcacttacccaccgcacaacaggaatcccacccaaccttggaccgctcgcatcgtgcaacctactctgcggtcaccctaatgccatgctccatactcctacttacctcctcatcattccatccttacatcccgccccaaaagaaattagccagccatattacttctcttttcacttcaataacgcatttttaataaacataaccttaaaatctatacacgaatgaaataaaatcttatacaaaaaatcaagcttcgtttatattcaataatatttttcttcaaacaccttattttatatatatacatatatgtaaattttaatttaacacatatgggttccttcgcaaaaaaaaaatgtatatccttatgcaaacatataaaagtaaaaataaacgtATTACAAACAGTATTTATGAACGCGTAAACAGGCCTATAAATATTATAAACCTAAAAAGAATCAAAATGCGCACATGAATTCCGTATAAAAAAGCTGTATGACAAATGTTCAAATATATTTCTGGGTCTTTCtgtcgccaaaatcaccaaactcttatctactcaagtggagttatataaaaaaaaagagttttaaaacacaccctaatgcctgcctaaaagagctcttttatgtggggattggggGGCTTATTGGTGCAGGGTTTATACCCTCTGCAAAAAAAAGGTAAGACAAAAAAAACAGCTTAATTAATCGTTCTGGTATATTTTGTGACTCATAGACgccttacaattttataaattttggtttaatcgaatattacgtttaagactaaaacggaaaagatttatagtgactcggatatatgtccatgcacatcaatgtaaaattcatatttcatacagtttaaaatttgggataaaaaaaaaacaattcttagactaccctgactcgtttgttaatttctatctaccataaaaagcttttgttGTTATGGTGAATTTTTTTGGCTACCAACACAACAGAATTTAACAAAATTCTGGTGcatggcagaggaatttaacgaattctggtgcgtggcagaggaatttaacagattTGTAATTTTCCAGAGgaataacagaattcttgtgtttggcagaggaatttaacagaattctggtgcGTGGCAGAAGAATTCAACAGAATTCTGGTGcatggcagaggaatttaacagaattctggtgcGTGGCAGGGGAATTTAACAGCATTCTGGTGcgtggcagaggaatttaacagcaTTCTTGTTTTGGCATTGCATGTTGCTGTGCTCTGTGCGTGGTGATCGATGGTGAACTTTTTTGCTGAATGCTATAATGAGgtaggtcgctccaacgttagggtaaatggctaggtgaataaacaaatccaattggacGCAGCTTTCCGAGATGCAATAAAAGGATTTATTGGTGATGAAATTGCAATACCAAAAATGTGATGAGATGCAATTACGATTTACTTGATGAAAATGTTGTATGGATCTGATAAATTGGAGATTGAATGTGTAGCCAATGCTATCGAATTTGTAGGAAATTgttgaatttgtaaaaaattgaTATCGAATTTGTAGACattcgtgatttgtaaaaattgtgattcgcaaaaaatgtgattccctggcgctttaaaaaggcttcactggccacctccgGTTCCCACTACGAGAATGGAATCTCAATTAGCGCCAATTAACTTCTTTCATTAAGGCTCCAAAAACCCTTTTGGCGTTAACGCGCCTATGTCACACATACATTCATATTATATTACCCTCATACCTACTCGCAATATAAAATGAGTATCCACAAAAATTTagtattttaatcaaaaaaaaaaagcaaaaagatagtaatttttagaatttgggattacgcaaaaaaaaaaaacaatgattgAGTGGGAATCTTCACCCAGGAAAATCCGTGCCTGCGGATTTATTGAAGAGGCTGGTGACCGAAGTCGAAATTGAGGTCGCGTGAACCCCAAACGGCGCGAAAGTctatatgataaaaaaaaatctttgtacTTTAAAAACTCACCAGGTGAACAAATATTCCACATCCTTATGCAGCAAA from Eurosta solidaginis isolate ZX-2024a chromosome 3, ASM4086904v1, whole genome shotgun sequence includes these protein-coding regions:
- the LOC137244508 gene encoding uncharacterized protein, which produces MVYAEIKNNNNNVKATINKFQLISKKLVKLKSSLKFLLKCRKSRLIPKFIKNTTQCKKLFSFDVDIHKNTDKTVDRHTYNYHTKILNLLIKHKHTLLRKQQQQAEETTINLKERLSEDDFKAFIKSQEYVGNKLTLTLKNKQEEKYEELRNKRNNIFGDNNKEQDWFINNTKVDFPPDIKSLLTKGPKFALPIEDKNFPLFKYIADGEELIQTHKSKEQQEESRTKFSLLVKEHAKTNKPSAIDRAIVDTVERTRKFLKQNHNIRILTSDKGNKTVAMEIDDYYKKMNEILNDLTMYRVQRQDPISRLQTKNNGLVDKLFKMGIISKSERNNMITTTALSPRIYRLPKVHKEGTPLRPICSVSSSPSYGLCKYIANILKNLATNSNYNIKNTLDFKDKINNTYIMTMKE